One Halosegnis longus DNA window includes the following coding sequences:
- a CDS encoding HTTM domain-containing protein, whose product MSLLASLRETLPARVGIDTRGLAAVRIALGLLVLCDLALRLPDIAAFYTDAGVLPRSLLAAAYPTISRLSLYTLSGSLAWALFLFGLTALAAVALVVGYRSRLAAFVLFVLLLSLHARNLLVANAGNWLLRRLLLWCAFLPLGRRWALDARRVADDRGRAVSVATLGVLVQVVVVYAVNAVLKLRGDLWVEGSAVQYIYRVDSLTVGLGNLVAGTPLLSVGSHAWLALLVCSPLLVLARGRVRTALVAALAGGHLFMFATLRLGVFPLVSVASLLVFLPPSVWDRVKRRTERVRARLRDRAAALPTPGDWPTVPHSATQALAAVALAFVLVWSLASVGFLTVPAAPVDPEERRWDMFAPYPKTEDNWSVPVGTTTDGQRVDAFRGGEPQFVVDDSGKTYPNVSWYLYLTSLPDAPTLRPGFADYLCDRWDGHHDSQLTSVELIHVTQEMYPEPSAPERQSLGAFDC is encoded by the coding sequence GTGTCCCTGCTCGCATCGCTGCGCGAGACGCTTCCCGCTCGGGTCGGTATCGACACCCGCGGGCTCGCCGCCGTCCGCATCGCGCTCGGTCTGCTCGTCCTCTGTGACCTCGCGCTCCGGCTCCCCGACATCGCCGCGTTCTACACCGACGCCGGCGTCCTCCCCCGGTCACTGCTGGCTGCGGCGTATCCGACCATCAGCCGCCTGTCGCTGTACACCCTCTCGGGGTCGCTCGCGTGGGCGCTCTTCCTGTTCGGGCTGACGGCGCTCGCGGCGGTCGCGCTCGTCGTCGGCTACCGGAGCCGGCTGGCCGCGTTCGTCCTGTTCGTCCTCCTGCTCTCGCTCCACGCGCGGAATCTGCTCGTCGCCAACGCCGGCAACTGGCTCCTGCGCCGGCTGCTGTTGTGGTGTGCGTTCCTCCCGCTCGGTCGCCGGTGGGCGCTCGACGCCCGGCGCGTCGCCGACGACCGCGGCCGCGCCGTCTCCGTCGCGACCCTCGGCGTCCTCGTGCAGGTGGTCGTCGTCTACGCCGTCAACGCCGTGCTCAAGCTTCGGGGCGACCTCTGGGTCGAGGGGAGCGCCGTCCAGTACATCTATCGAGTGGACTCGCTCACCGTCGGTCTCGGGAACCTCGTCGCGGGGACGCCGCTGCTCTCGGTCGGGAGCCACGCGTGGCTCGCGTTACTCGTCTGTTCACCCCTGCTCGTGCTCGCGCGCGGTCGCGTCCGGACCGCCCTCGTCGCCGCGCTCGCCGGCGGCCACCTGTTCATGTTCGCGACCCTCCGGCTCGGGGTGTTCCCGCTCGTCTCCGTGGCGAGCCTGCTCGTCTTCCTCCCGCCGTCGGTCTGGGACCGCGTCAAGCGACGGACAGAACGGGTGCGCGCACGCCTCCGCGACCGCGCGGCCGCGCTCCCGACGCCCGGCGACTGGCCGACCGTTCCGCACTCAGCGACCCAGGCGCTTGCAGCCGTCGCGCTCGCGTTCGTGCTCGTGTGGTCGCTCGCGAGCGTCGGGTTTCTGACGGTGCCCGCGGCTCCCGTCGACCCCGAGGAGCGGCGGTGGGACATGTTCGCGCCCTACCCGAAGACCGAGGACAACTGGTCGGTTCCGGTCGGAACGACGACCGACGGCCAGCGCGTCGACGCGTTCCGCGGCGGCGAACCACAGTTTGTCGTCGACGACAGCGGGAAAACCTATCCGAACGTCAGTTGGTATCTGTATCTCACCAGCCTCCCCGACGCGCCGACGCTCCGGCCCGGCTTCGCCGACTACCTCTGTGACCGGTGGGACGGGCACCACGACTCACAACTCACGAGTGTCGAATTGATTCACGTCACCCAGGAGATGTATCCCGAGCCGTCGGCTCCCGAGCGGCAGTCGCTCGGGGCGTTCGACTGTTGA
- a CDS encoding MATE family efflux transporter → MFLSVLASLRAVASGVASRLPNPVRGVVLVVGLALARLGLADERRVRQTTDLAWPRVVTGIARMSKNAVDVAMVGTVLGSTGVAGVGFAGPYWGLAFAFGGGAAAGAIALVSQRFGSDADNDGLAQAVRSSAAVALLVTLPVMAVLATQAEPLIRLVSDNAAAVQYGSEYLRVVAFGVPFAALNLVGSRVFIGVDDARTPMLVRGGAAIANIGLNALFIFGFGLGAAGAGLGTVLSNAAGTLVFAIILLHGRVPGVGSFPVPVDARGPYLIRETVRDVIDIGTPVFGRSLVWTVAEFPMFIILDSYFGVEVAAAFVIARRIWGIMNTPGWGFGLASSSLVGRSLGANDETEAEAYGREIIRHAVGVYLVSAVIVAVFARQIVGFFADSPTDPAIPIAVSLVYAACVAVIMQGVSGGAAGPLDASGDTRWPFAAQFLGMFCCSIPLAYVGGVTSLGMWGLYLAFVAETTIPALLNYYRFRSGIWKRVSEQYRPDAAPADD, encoded by the coding sequence GTGTTTCTCTCGGTCCTCGCGTCGCTGCGGGCCGTCGCCAGCGGCGTCGCTTCACGGCTTCCGAATCCGGTTCGCGGTGTCGTCCTCGTGGTCGGTCTCGCGCTCGCGCGGCTCGGACTCGCCGACGAGCGCCGCGTCCGCCAGACGACCGACCTCGCGTGGCCCCGCGTCGTCACCGGCATCGCCCGGATGTCGAAGAACGCGGTCGACGTGGCGATGGTCGGGACCGTGCTCGGCTCGACCGGCGTCGCGGGCGTCGGCTTCGCCGGCCCCTACTGGGGGTTGGCGTTCGCATTCGGCGGCGGAGCCGCCGCCGGCGCAATCGCGCTCGTCTCACAGCGGTTCGGCTCCGACGCCGACAACGACGGACTCGCACAGGCCGTCCGGTCGTCCGCGGCCGTCGCCCTGCTCGTCACGCTCCCGGTGATGGCCGTGCTCGCGACGCAGGCCGAACCGCTCATCCGACTCGTCAGCGACAACGCCGCCGCCGTCCAGTACGGCAGCGAGTATCTGCGCGTCGTCGCCTTCGGCGTCCCCTTCGCCGCCCTGAATCTGGTCGGGTCGCGCGTCTTCATCGGCGTGGACGACGCCCGAACGCCGATGCTCGTGCGCGGCGGCGCGGCCATCGCCAACATCGGGCTGAACGCGCTGTTCATCTTCGGGTTCGGCCTCGGCGCGGCGGGCGCGGGACTGGGAACCGTGCTCTCGAACGCAGCCGGCACCCTCGTGTTCGCGATTATCCTCCTTCACGGCCGGGTGCCGGGCGTCGGCTCCTTCCCCGTTCCCGTCGACGCGCGCGGCCCGTATCTCATCCGCGAGACGGTGCGCGACGTGATCGACATCGGGACGCCCGTCTTCGGCCGCTCGCTCGTCTGGACGGTCGCCGAGTTCCCGATGTTCATCATCCTCGACAGCTACTTCGGCGTCGAGGTGGCCGCGGCGTTCGTCATCGCGCGCCGCATCTGGGGCATCATGAACACGCCGGGGTGGGGGTTCGGGCTGGCGTCCTCCTCGCTCGTCGGGCGGTCGCTGGGCGCGAACGACGAGACGGAAGCCGAGGCGTACGGGCGTGAAATCATCCGCCACGCCGTCGGCGTCTATCTCGTCTCGGCGGTCATCGTCGCGGTCTTCGCCCGCCAGATTGTCGGCTTCTTCGCCGACTCGCCGACCGACCCCGCCATCCCCATCGCTGTCTCGCTGGTGTACGCGGCCTGTGTCGCCGTCATCATGCAGGGAGTCTCGGGCGGCGCGGCCGGTCCCCTCGACGCCAGCGGCGACACCCGGTGGCCCTTCGCCGCGCAGTTCCTCGGCATGTTCTGTTGTTCGATTCCGCTGGCGTACGTCGGCGGCGTCACCTCGCTCGGGATGTGGGGGCTGTATCTGGCCTTCGTCGCCGAGACGACGATTCCGGCGCTCCTGAACTACTACCGGTTCCGGTCGGGTATCTGGAAGCGCGTCAGCGAGCAGTACCGGCCCGACGCCGCGCCCGCAGACGACTGA
- a CDS encoding cobyric acid synthase yields MTRTLLVAGTASHVGKSTVAAGLCRLFADRYDVAPFKAQNMSNNARAVTAAVGTEPYGEIGVSQYVQARAAQTPPTTDHNPVLLKPRGDGESQLVVNGRPVANVASGAYYDDYWEAAREAAVAAHDRLARDHDLVVAEGAGSIAEPNLHHRDLANVETARFGDADILLVADIERGGVFAHVVGTLELMPDDLTSRVAGVVITKFRGSRDLLAPGIEDLEVRTGIPVLGVVPYDDPGLPEEDSVGIPDAANDSDPDAGVTVGVVRLPHISNATDVEPLAGAPGVSVRYLAPDAPLDCDTLVLPGSKNTVDDLQELHAAGFGDRLAEFDGPILGICGGYQMLGERLLGADVEGTGAATTIEGFGLLPVETTFSPEKRVTQTTVTVEGAGPLAGATGEATGYEIHAGDTRRLADVAAPLGPDSARVGDVLGTYLHGLFENEPVRAAFLDRVFAAAGVERPPDDAGGTNPYDAAARLVGEHVDTGPLEP; encoded by the coding sequence GTGACCCGAACCTTGCTCGTGGCCGGCACTGCGAGCCACGTCGGGAAGTCCACCGTCGCCGCCGGTCTCTGCCGGCTGTTCGCCGACCGCTACGACGTGGCCCCGTTCAAGGCCCAGAACATGTCGAACAACGCCCGCGCCGTCACCGCGGCCGTCGGCACGGAGCCGTACGGCGAAATCGGCGTCTCCCAGTACGTGCAGGCCCGCGCGGCCCAGACTCCGCCGACGACCGACCACAATCCCGTCCTCCTGAAGCCGCGGGGCGACGGCGAGAGCCAACTCGTCGTGAACGGTCGTCCCGTCGCGAACGTCGCCTCGGGGGCGTACTACGACGACTACTGGGAGGCGGCGCGCGAGGCCGCCGTCGCCGCCCACGACCGCCTCGCGCGCGACCACGACCTCGTCGTCGCGGAGGGAGCCGGCTCGATTGCCGAGCCAAATCTGCACCACCGCGACCTCGCCAACGTCGAAACCGCCCGGTTCGGCGACGCCGACATCCTGCTGGTCGCCGACATCGAACGCGGCGGCGTCTTCGCCCACGTCGTCGGGACGCTCGAACTCATGCCAGACGACCTCACCTCTCGGGTAGCCGGCGTCGTCATCACGAAGTTCCGCGGCTCGCGCGACCTCCTCGCCCCCGGTATCGAGGACCTCGAAGTCCGGACCGGGATACCGGTGCTCGGCGTAGTTCCGTACGACGACCCCGGTCTCCCCGAGGAAGACAGCGTCGGCATCCCGGATGCGGCGAACGACTCGGACCCCGACGCCGGCGTCACGGTCGGGGTCGTCCGCCTGCCGCACATCTCGAACGCGACCGACGTGGAGCCGTTGGCCGGCGCGCCCGGCGTGTCGGTCCGGTATCTCGCCCCCGACGCCCCGCTCGACTGCGACACGCTCGTCCTCCCGGGGAGCAAGAACACCGTCGACGACCTCCAAGAGCTACACGCCGCCGGCTTCGGGGACCGACTGGCGGAGTTCGACGGTCCGATTCTCGGCATCTGTGGCGGCTACCAGATGCTCGGCGAGCGACTGCTCGGCGCGGACGTGGAGGGAACCGGGGCGGCGACGACGATTGAGGGGTTCGGCCTGCTTCCGGTCGAGACGACATTCTCGCCCGAAAAACGGGTGACCCAGACGACCGTGACGGTCGAGGGTGCGGGACCACTCGCCGGCGCGACGGGCGAAGCGACCGGCTACGAGATTCACGCCGGCGACACCCGACGGCTGGCCGACGTGGCCGCGCCGCTCGGTCCCGACAGCGCCCGTGTGGGCGACGTGCTCGGCACCTATCTCCACGGGCTGTTCGAGAACGAACCGGTCAGAGCGGCGTTTCTCGACCGCGTGTTCGCCGCCGCGGGCGTCGAGCGACCGCCCGACGATGCCGGTGGGACGAATCCGTACGACGCGGCCGCGCGGCTCGTCGGCGAACACGTCGACACCGGGCCGTTGGAACCGTAA
- a CDS encoding universal stress protein has translation MYEKLLVPVDESSVEMALLPHACEVALRFDAEVRLLHVADTARDSVTVTDDGLVDALEAAGRDVVDAAGEVLDIFGVEYTTDVVQGSPADTIAQYATEFNYDCIAMATHGRTGVARGLLGSVTEKVVRLADVPVLTLRGGDHDPLTFPYERILVATDGSATADRAASHAFRLAETLNASVHVVTVIDTAELGPDVRSVLDTSGARAAARETVDAVAEDAPDGVEVTTAVVDGKPSTALGDYVEENGMDAVVLGTTGRRGVDRILLGSVAEQTVRTASVPVITVGGE, from the coding sequence ATGTACGAGAAGCTACTCGTCCCGGTCGACGAGTCGAGCGTGGAGATGGCGCTGTTGCCACACGCCTGTGAGGTCGCGCTCCGATTCGACGCCGAGGTGCGACTGCTCCACGTCGCAGACACGGCCCGCGACAGCGTCACCGTCACCGACGACGGCCTGGTGGACGCCCTCGAAGCCGCCGGGCGCGACGTGGTCGACGCCGCCGGCGAGGTGCTCGACATCTTCGGCGTCGAGTACACGACCGACGTGGTCCAGGGGAGTCCCGCCGACACCATCGCCCAGTACGCGACCGAGTTCAACTACGACTGCATCGCGATGGCGACCCACGGCCGGACGGGTGTCGCCCGCGGACTGCTCGGCAGCGTGACCGAGAAGGTGGTCCGGCTGGCGGACGTACCGGTGCTCACGCTCCGGGGCGGTGACCACGACCCGCTCACCTTCCCCTACGAGCGGATTCTCGTCGCGACGGACGGGAGCGCGACCGCCGACCGCGCAGCGAGCCACGCGTTTCGCCTCGCAGAAACACTGAATGCATCGGTCCACGTCGTCACGGTCATCGACACGGCGGAACTCGGCCCGGACGTGCGGTCCGTGCTCGACACCAGCGGCGCGCGAGCCGCCGCGCGCGAAACCGTCGATGCCGTCGCCGAGGACGCGCCAGACGGCGTCGAGGTAACCACCGCAGTCGTCGACGGCAAGCCGTCGACCGCACTCGGCGACTACGTCGAAGAGAACGGGATGGACGCGGTCGTGCTCGGAACGACCGGCCGCCGCGGCGTCGACCGCATCCTGCTTGGCTCCGTCGCCGAACAGACCGTCCGCACCGCCTCGGTCCCGGTCATCACCGTCGGCGGGGAGTAG
- a CDS encoding type II secretion system F family protein: protein MGSVRALAQQAYPRRVAHALFARHASDWRRARRSRGESIERYVVRLYAGAWLAALAVGTVAGAIRGGVLSGLLVGVATVAGVRLLLVRAGFARLRLARWRRARRLERALPRASATLRRCVAGTTDRSRLLEAVASAEEGPTAEAFASLRHRAELEGTESALEATARTTGSPAFADCCRALCGPEQTLPARLDALDVTRERGRVGRFVEAMARTLRTRTRPRTRRRQTGECEQFLDAVTANLRAGATLSDAVGRAATGEHDALAREFDRLAGGVAVDGPRATRRAFEQFAARVDAPTASRDLRRVAAALACDCPPAVAVGGVSDATTTTSVGERQRS from the coding sequence ATGGGTTCGGTTCGCGCGCTCGCGCAGCAGGCGTATCCGCGGCGGGTCGCACACGCGCTGTTCGCCCGTCACGCGAGCGACTGGAGACGCGCGCGACGCAGTCGCGGGGAGAGCATCGAGAGATACGTCGTCCGCCTGTACGCCGGTGCGTGGCTCGCCGCGCTCGCCGTCGGAACGGTCGCGGGAGCGATTCGTGGGGGCGTGCTCTCGGGGCTGCTCGTCGGTGTCGCGACCGTAGCCGGCGTACGGCTGCTCCTCGTCCGGGCCGGCTTCGCGCGACTTCGGCTCGCGCGGTGGCGGCGAGCCAGACGGTTGGAGCGTGCACTGCCCCGCGCGTCGGCGACGCTCCGACGCTGTGTCGCGGGCACGACCGACCGGTCCCGACTGCTCGAGGCGGTCGCGAGCGCCGAGGAGGGACCGACGGCAGAGGCGTTCGCGTCGCTCCGGCATCGCGCCGAACTGGAGGGCACAGAGTCGGCGCTCGAAGCGACCGCGCGCACGACCGGGTCGCCCGCGTTCGCCGACTGCTGTCGGGCGCTGTGTGGTCCCGAGCAGACGCTTCCGGCGCGACTCGACGCGCTCGACGTGACGCGAGAGCGAGGACGCGTCGGGCGATTCGTCGAGGCGATGGCGAGGACACTTCGGACGCGAACCCGACCCCGGACGCGACGGAGACAGACCGGCGAGTGTGAGCAATTTCTCGATGCGGTCACAGCCAACCTTCGGGCGGGGGCGACCCTCTCGGACGCTGTCGGGCGGGCGGCGACGGGGGAACACGACGCGCTCGCGCGCGAGTTCGACCGACTGGCCGGCGGTGTCGCGGTCGACGGACCACGGGCGACCCGGCGCGCCTTCGAACAGTTCGCGGCGCGCGTCGACGCGCCGACGGCGAGTCGCGACCTCCGACGAGTCGCTGCCGCGCTGGCGTGTGACTGCCCGCCGGCGGTCGCGGTCGGCGGTGTGTCGGACGCTACCACGACTACATCTGTCGGGGAACGACAACGTTCATAA
- a CDS encoding FAD-dependent oxidoreductase, translating to MDPFVVVGGDAAGLSAASKCKREDPDREVVVFEKGAWVSYAHCGTPYYVKGEVEELTDLISLTPEEIEERDIALHRDHEVTAIDPEAKTVTVVGPDGEREQAYGDLLLGTGAHATQPFETGEDVFTLHGLPDAAAIRARVDPDFSPDNAALGPMDPDTIRPYAERPAPETVAIVGGGYVGVEMAEAFSAYGIEVHLFQRGDLLPPFGPAVAESVESALDSEGVVVHTGTEVDGFDTDVDGVTAIRYGDGEQLDIDMAVVGVGIAPNTDIAEAAGIAVGETGAVAVDRYGRTDTDGVYAAGDVAESRHTVTGEPTWVPLGLTANRAGRAIGETIAGEPTPVGDVAGTAVVKAFDLGAGRAGFVTESEARDAGFEPVSETITAGSRSGYYPGAAETTVTLTADRGTGRVLGGSVVGTDRAAKRIDTLATALDAGHTVAELERLDLAYAPPFSPVWDPILVAAKVLADEV from the coding sequence ATGGACCCGTTCGTCGTCGTCGGTGGAGACGCCGCCGGCCTGAGTGCCGCGAGCAAGTGCAAGCGCGAAGACCCCGACCGCGAGGTCGTCGTCTTCGAGAAAGGCGCGTGGGTGTCGTACGCCCACTGCGGGACGCCCTACTACGTCAAAGGCGAGGTCGAGGAGCTGACCGACCTCATCTCGCTCACGCCCGAGGAAATCGAGGAACGCGACATCGCCCTCCACCGCGACCACGAGGTGACGGCAATCGACCCCGAGGCGAAGACCGTCACCGTCGTCGGTCCCGACGGCGAGCGCGAACAGGCGTACGGCGACCTGCTGCTCGGGACGGGTGCCCACGCGACCCAGCCGTTCGAGACCGGCGAGGACGTGTTCACCCTCCACGGGCTGCCGGACGCAGCGGCCATCCGCGCCCGCGTGGACCCGGACTTTTCCCCCGACAACGCTGCCCTCGGGCCGATGGACCCCGACACCATCCGGCCGTACGCCGAGCGTCCCGCGCCCGAGACGGTCGCTATCGTCGGCGGGGGCTACGTCGGCGTCGAGATGGCCGAGGCGTTCTCTGCGTACGGTATCGAGGTTCATCTGTTCCAGCGGGGCGACCTCCTCCCGCCGTTCGGCCCGGCCGTCGCCGAGAGCGTCGAATCGGCCCTCGACTCCGAAGGGGTCGTCGTCCACACCGGCACCGAGGTCGATGGGTTCGACACCGATGTGGACGGCGTGACGGCGATTCGGTACGGCGACGGCGAACAACTGGATATCGACATGGCCGTCGTCGGAGTCGGCATCGCACCGAACACCGATATCGCCGAGGCTGCCGGTATCGCAGTCGGCGAGACGGGCGCGGTCGCCGTGGACCGCTACGGTCGCACCGACACCGACGGGGTGTACGCCGCCGGCGACGTGGCTGAGTCGCGCCACACCGTCACCGGGGAGCCGACGTGGGTCCCCCTCGGGCTGACGGCGAACCGGGCGGGCAGAGCTATCGGGGAGACCATCGCCGGCGAGCCGACGCCGGTGGGTGACGTGGCGGGGACGGCCGTCGTGAAGGCGTTCGACCTCGGCGCTGGCCGGGCTGGCTTCGTCACCGAGTCCGAGGCGCGCGACGCCGGCTTCGAGCCGGTGTCCGAGACGATTACGGCGGGGTCGCGCTCGGGCTACTACCCCGGCGCGGCCGAGACGACGGTTACCCTCACCGCCGACCGCGGGACCGGGCGCGTCCTCGGGGGGAGCGTCGTCGGGACCGACCGCGCGGCAAAGCGCATCGACACCCTCGCGACCGCGCTCGACGCCGGCCACACCGTCGCCGAGCTCGAACGGCTGGATTTGGCGTACGCACCGCCCTTCTCGCCCGTCTGGGATCCGATTCTCGTCGCGGCGAAGGTGCTCGCTGACGAGGTGTAG
- a CDS encoding NAD(P)H-binding protein gives MRALVVGATGFVGSRLVEALADAGHEVVACSRSAASREFPEGVEPREADFAEPSTLDGLCEGIDVAYYLLHSLSASDFVERDRRYAKRFRRQADAGDVDRVVYLSGITSGEKQSAHLDSRREVEGLLAAGSYDLTVLRAAIIIGSGSSSFRIIDDLTDRLPVMIVPEWVQTPCQPIYIDDAIQYLVGVLDVPATREETYEIGGPTVHTYESMLRLLAALKEKHIILIPVPVMSPELSAHWLRMVTDVDYNMARPLIESMRYPVTVSDEADIQSVIPIDRTSIGEAMATASGIR, from the coding sequence ATGCGCGCACTCGTCGTCGGGGCAACCGGATTCGTGGGGTCGCGACTCGTCGAAGCGCTGGCCGACGCGGGCCACGAGGTGGTGGCCTGCTCGCGGTCGGCGGCGAGCCGTGAGTTCCCCGAGGGCGTCGAGCCACGCGAGGCAGACTTCGCCGAGCCGTCGACGCTCGACGGCCTGTGTGAGGGCATCGACGTGGCCTACTACCTGCTCCACTCGCTGTCGGCGTCGGATTTCGTGGAGCGAGACCGCCGGTACGCCAAGCGGTTCAGACGACAGGCCGACGCCGGCGACGTTGACCGCGTCGTCTATCTCAGCGGCATCACCAGCGGCGAGAAGCAGTCGGCGCACCTCGACTCCAGACGCGAGGTGGAGGGGCTGCTCGCGGCCGGCAGTTACGATTTGACGGTGCTCCGGGCGGCCATCATCATCGGTTCGGGGAGTTCGAGCTTCCGCATCATCGACGATTTGACCGACCGACTCCCGGTGATGATCGTCCCCGAGTGGGTCCAGACGCCGTGTCAGCCCATCTACATCGACGACGCGATACAGTATCTGGTGGGCGTCCTCGACGTGCCGGCGACGCGAGAAGAGACCTACGAAATCGGCGGGCCGACGGTCCACACCTACGAGTCGATGCTGCGGCTGCTCGCCGCACTGAAGGAAAAACACATCATCCTCATCCCGGTGCCGGTGATGAGTCCGGAGCTGTCGGCCCACTGGCTCCGGATGGTGACGGACGTGGATTACAACATGGCGCGCCCGCTCATCGAGAGCATGCGCTACCCGGTGACGGTGAGCGACGAGGCGGATATCCAGTCGGTCATTCCAATCGACCGCACGTCGATTGGGGAGGCGATGGCGACGGCAAGCGGCATCAGGTAG
- a CDS encoding PAS domain-containing sensor histidine kinase produces the protein MDGSPRDEAAVGTDDRYHHLISHIQDAVVEFKFVDGTPIVREVNAAFTEQFGYEAADIVGEPLNDWIVPEWLATEAETLDEQTRAGEVNYQRVRRETATGLREFLYRGIPYADETGRLDGFAVYTDLTDVTRSERRIQVMNRILRHNLRNRANVIAGNTARLLADGEPTAERSEAAATVERAARELETLAEESADIQRMLDEPEVEAAGIDAVPLVRQVASETRTNAPTATVETDLPDELVVYANDYLRRALDSLADNAVRHNPDPEPTVKLTARVAGADGWADITVEDDGPMIPEIERAVVGEDADITPVRHGRGLGLWLVRWAAETFGGTLSFEESDLGGNRVRLRLPRR, from the coding sequence ATGGACGGTTCACCGCGTGACGAGGCGGCCGTCGGCACCGACGACCGGTACCACCATCTCATCTCACACATCCAGGACGCGGTCGTCGAGTTCAAGTTCGTCGACGGAACGCCAATCGTCCGGGAGGTGAACGCCGCGTTCACCGAGCAGTTCGGCTACGAGGCGGCCGATATCGTCGGCGAACCGCTCAACGACTGGATCGTCCCCGAGTGGCTGGCGACCGAAGCCGAGACGCTCGACGAACAGACTCGGGCGGGCGAGGTGAACTACCAGCGGGTGCGCCGGGAGACGGCGACGGGGCTGCGGGAGTTTCTCTATCGCGGGATACCCTACGCCGACGAGACGGGGCGGCTGGACGGGTTCGCCGTCTACACGGACCTGACGGACGTGACGCGGAGCGAGCGCCGGATTCAGGTGATGAACCGCATCCTCAGACACAACCTCCGCAACCGAGCCAACGTCATCGCGGGCAACACCGCGCGGCTGCTTGCGGACGGCGAGCCGACCGCGGAACGGAGCGAAGCGGCCGCGACGGTCGAGCGAGCGGCCCGCGAACTGGAGACGCTGGCCGAAGAGAGCGCGGACATCCAGCGGATGCTCGACGAGCCGGAGGTAGAGGCGGCGGGTATCGACGCCGTCCCGCTCGTCCGGCAGGTGGCGAGCGAGACGCGCACGAACGCCCCGACCGCGACCGTCGAGACCGACCTCCCCGACGAGCTCGTCGTCTACGCGAACGACTACCTCCGGCGCGCGCTCGACAGCCTCGCGGACAACGCCGTCAGACACAACCCCGACCCGGAGCCGACGGTCAAACTGACCGCCCGCGTTGCTGGCGCCGACGGCTGGGCCGACATCACCGTCGAGGACGACGGACCGATGATTCCGGAAATCGAGCGCGCCGTCGTCGGCGAGGACGCCGATATCACCCCCGTCCGCCACGGCCGCGGGCTGGGGCTGTGGCTCGTCCGGTGGGCGGCGGAGACGTTCGGCGGGACGCTCAGCTTCGAGGAGAGCGACCTCGGTGGCAACCGCGTCCGCCTGCGGCTCCCCCGGCGTTAG
- a CDS encoding zinc-dependent alcohol dehydrogenase family protein codes for MRAGVLREYGEPLDVTTRPDPTPDADGAVVAVEACGICRSDWHAWQGHGEWADDQAPLDYVLGHEPAGRVIETGPDVTGFSVGDRVVVPFSLGCGACPHCYAGHGNTCPDGSALGFERPVPGAFAERVAVPNASYNLQPIPDGVSFRDVAAVGCRYMTAFHTLAHRADISGGDWVAVHGCGGVGLSAVQIADALGARAIAVDVDADALARAERAGAVATVEADPVDAIRDITDGGADVSVDALGRAETARNSVRCLRERGTHAQVGLTTEAEKGAVSLPTDWMTRWEIDWLGARGMPPTRFGELLSMVESGHLDPGSLVGREVSLDSVSERLAAMSTYDTDGIEVLTF; via the coding sequence ATGCGCGCTGGCGTCCTCCGCGAGTACGGCGAACCGCTCGACGTGACGACGCGGCCCGACCCGACGCCCGACGCCGACGGGGCCGTCGTCGCAGTCGAGGCCTGCGGTATCTGTCGGTCCGACTGGCACGCCTGGCAGGGCCACGGCGAGTGGGCCGACGACCAGGCCCCTCTCGATTACGTGCTCGGCCACGAGCCGGCCGGTCGGGTTATCGAGACCGGTCCCGACGTGACCGGCTTCTCGGTCGGTGACCGCGTCGTCGTTCCGTTCAGCCTCGGCTGTGGCGCGTGTCCCCACTGCTACGCCGGTCACGGAAACACCTGTCCCGACGGGTCGGCGCTCGGCTTCGAGCGGCCGGTCCCCGGCGCGTTCGCCGAGCGGGTGGCCGTCCCGAACGCCTCGTACAACCTCCAGCCGATTCCCGACGGCGTCTCCTTTCGGGACGTGGCCGCCGTCGGCTGTCGGTACATGACGGCCTTCCACACCCTCGCACACCGGGCCGACATCTCCGGTGGCGACTGGGTCGCGGTCCACGGCTGTGGCGGCGTCGGGCTGTCGGCCGTCCAGATTGCCGACGCGCTCGGCGCGCGAGCGATTGCCGTCGACGTCGACGCCGATGCGCTCGCCCGCGCCGAGCGTGCGGGCGCGGTCGCGACCGTCGAGGCCGACCCGGTCGACGCGATTCGGGATATCACCGACGGCGGGGCCGACGTGAGCGTCGACGCGCTCGGGCGCGCGGAGACGGCGCGAAACTCCGTCCGGTGTCTCCGCGAGCGCGGCACCCACGCACAGGTCGGGCTGACGACCGAGGCGGAGAAGGGCGCGGTGTCGCTGCCGACCGACTGGATGACCCGGTGGGAGATTGATTGGCTCGGCGCGCGCGGAATGCCCCCGACCAGGTTCGGCGAACTGCTCTCGATGGTCGAGAGCGGCCACCTCGACCCCGGGTCGCTCGTCGGGAGGGAGGTGTCGCTCGACTCGGTGTCGGAGCGACTCGCCGCGATGTCGACGTACGACACCGACGGCATCGAGGTGTTGACGTTCTAA